The DNA window ATGGTGATTTTCAAATGGATACAGCATACCGAGTGGCAAAAGATTTTCTACAAAATAACAATGTAACTGCAATATTTGCTTGTAATGATCTAATGGCATGTGGTATTTACCGAGCTGCTCATGAAATAGGAATTCAAATACCGGAACAACTATCTATTATTGGATTTGATGATATTCCATTAGTAACTGCTTTAATCCCAAAACTAACTACTATTAGGCAAGGTACATACGAAATGGGAAGAAAAGCAATAGAGCTACTTATTAATAAGATAGAAAATAAATCTTCTGAAGAAGTAGTCTTTGAACCTACTTTGATCGTTCGAGAAAGCACAGAACAAATTAGAAGAGATTAAGAGCTAGACAATTTCATAAAATAATGGGGTGTAGATTAATGACAATACCAGTAATTATTGATTGTGATCCAGGTATTGATGATGTGATGGCATTAACACTTGCTTTTGCCCATCCGGAATTGGATATCAAATTAATCACAACAGAACCAGGAAACCAAACACAAGCAAAAACTATTTACAACGCACTTGCTTTTACTAGTTATATGAAGAAAAACATAGAGATTGCTAGAGGATTGGATAATCCATTTTTTCGTAGACTCGAAATTGCAGATGAAGTGCATGGGGAAAATGGACTTGGGGATGTCCAGTTTCCTGAACCAACAATTCAATTAAGCAAGCGAACAGCAATTGAAGCAATGAAAGAAACACTCATATCGAGTTACGAACAAATGATACTTATTGCGACAGGTCCACTGACAAACATAGGTGCTCTTCTATTAGCACATCCAGAGGTTAAATCGAAGATAAAATATATTTCTTATATGGGTGGAGCCGCTGTCGGGGGGAACATGACTCCAACAACTGAATTTAACGTTTATG is part of the Psychrobacillus sp. FSL H8-0483 genome and encodes:
- a CDS encoding nucleoside hydrolase, with amino-acid sequence MTIPVIIDCDPGIDDVMALTLAFAHPELDIKLITTEPGNQTQAKTIYNALAFTSYMKKNIEIARGLDNPFFRRLEIADEVHGENGLGDVQFPEPTIQLSKRTAIEAMKETLISSYEQMILIATGPLTNIGALLLAHPEVKSKIKYISYMGGAAVGGNMTPTTEFNVYVDPHAADVVFRSGIPIVMSGLDVTHKAYVTREELNKIEAIGSDFAQKVVKMLRFYVHAAKQTAFHSPDFENRIRLHDLCAVSYVLTPELFEGDDCYVAIELEGRLTAGTTVVDYEQRTGLPHNVKVLHTVQREKFVEQFLNAVKIMSH